From Spirochaeta isovalerica, one genomic window encodes:
- a CDS encoding M3 family metallopeptidase: MSLNTKLNNEYLKLHTAKEESFWAAYMNHSSYEQGDFEKKETALKAFMSDLSRLKEIRTELDKEGLSRWEKTGLEGWLRFFQCHAIEDPEALAIQKRLIEMEGDMGRKRRNYPLGYTDPSTGEHKEAGMGKLLLLVGSDPDEAVRKAAWQGMRDLEIYLLENGYIDLVKERNKLAEKLGFEDYYDYSCQVNEGFSRDQLFSILDVLKDDTSEACFASFKKAEKDNSGLKANPWNIRYMASGDLTERQDPYFSFDQALLRWGRSFSAMGIDYKGARIQIDLVARKGKYENGFMHGPFPPYNDGSRFLPARLNFTANAVPGQTGGGWKAIKTLLHEGGHAAHFSNIDMPAPCYSQEFAPTSGGFAEIQSMLMDSLLFDGDWLWKYAENSDGGKMPDELISEIVHNKYRFLAFDLRYLTVVAYGEKRIYGLSDDELTADRILKELREAENEFFGFDSPRPTLAVPHLLTGEAAATYHAYVLAIMGVYQTKRYFINKYGYITDNREVGQEMAERYWKPGNSKTMLQYIKDLTGENFSADATVELVNTSLDDHKKAAMDSVERIKSIESERTPIDLNCSIKMVHGDEVIADSEEGFEKMCEKYGDWYRSLS; the protein is encoded by the coding sequence ATGTCATTGAATACAAAACTGAACAACGAATATCTGAAATTGCATACAGCGAAGGAAGAGAGCTTCTGGGCTGCCTATATGAACCATTCATCTTATGAACAGGGAGATTTTGAAAAAAAAGAAACGGCTCTCAAAGCCTTTATGTCCGATTTATCCCGTTTAAAAGAAATCAGAACCGAGCTGGATAAGGAAGGGCTTAGCCGCTGGGAGAAAACGGGACTTGAGGGATGGCTCCGTTTTTTTCAATGCCACGCCATTGAGGATCCCGAAGCTCTGGCCATTCAGAAGAGACTTATTGAGATGGAAGGCGATATGGGTCGGAAAAGACGGAATTATCCCCTTGGCTATACCGATCCGTCTACAGGGGAGCACAAGGAAGCCGGTATGGGAAAACTTCTCCTTCTTGTGGGAAGCGACCCCGATGAAGCTGTCCGGAAGGCCGCCTGGCAGGGTATGAGAGATCTTGAGATTTACCTGCTGGAAAATGGTTATATCGATCTGGTGAAGGAACGCAATAAACTGGCTGAAAAACTCGGGTTCGAAGATTATTACGATTACAGCTGCCAGGTAAACGAAGGATTTTCCCGCGATCAGCTTTTTTCTATTCTCGATGTTCTGAAAGATGATACCTCAGAAGCCTGTTTTGCTTCTTTTAAAAAAGCGGAAAAGGATAACAGTGGTTTGAAAGCCAATCCCTGGAATATCCGGTATATGGCATCGGGAGATCTGACAGAGAGACAGGATCCTTATTTCTCCTTTGATCAGGCCTTGCTCCGATGGGGCCGTTCTTTTTCCGCAATGGGAATCGACTATAAAGGTGCCCGCATTCAGATCGATCTTGTCGCCCGTAAAGGCAAATACGAAAACGGCTTTATGCACGGTCCTTTCCCTCCTTATAATGATGGCAGCCGGTTCCTGCCCGCCAGGCTGAATTTTACAGCCAATGCTGTTCCGGGACAGACCGGGGGCGGCTGGAAAGCTATAAAAACCCTCCTTCACGAAGGGGGGCATGCCGCTCATTTTTCCAATATCGATATGCCTGCTCCCTGTTATTCCCAGGAATTCGCTCCCACTTCGGGAGGATTCGCCGAAATTCAATCCATGCTGATGGATTCTCTGCTCTTTGATGGCGACTGGCTGTGGAAATATGCGGAAAACAGCGATGGCGGGAAAATGCCCGATGAGCTGATCAGTGAAATTGTCCATAATAAGTATCGCTTCCTGGCCTTCGATCTCCGGTATCTGACAGTCGTCGCTTATGGAGAAAAAAGGATATACGGATTATCCGATGATGAGCTCACAGCCGATAGAATTCTTAAAGAGCTGCGTGAAGCGGAGAATGAGTTCTTCGGATTTGACAGTCCCCGTCCGACTCTGGCTGTTCCCCATCTACTGACCGGCGAAGCCGCGGCGACCTACCATGCCTATGTTCTGGCTATTATGGGTGTTTACCAGACCAAACGCTACTTTATCAACAAATACGGTTATATAACCGACAACCGGGAAGTGGGACAGGAAATGGCTGAAAGATACTGGAAGCCCGGAAACTCTAAAACCATGCTTCAGTACATAAAGGATCTGACGGGAGAGAATTTCAGTGCCGACGCTACGGTTGAACTTGTCAATACATCTCTGGATGACCACAAAAAGGCTGCAATGGATTCAGTAGAACGTATCAAATCTATCGAGAGTGAAAGAACTCCCATAGACTTGAACTGTTCGATTAAAATGGTTCACGGAGATGAAGTTATCGCCGACTCGGAAGAGGGATTCGAAAAAATGTGTGAAAAGTACGGAGACTGGTACAGATCGCTTTCATAA